Below is a genomic region from Sorghum bicolor cultivar BTx623 chromosome 9, Sorghum_bicolor_NCBIv3, whole genome shotgun sequence.
GCCACACGCACACCGCCACGCGCTGCCGGACCGGGATGGCGGCGCGGAGCGCCGTGTCCTCCTTGGCCACGGCGGAGCCCAGCGCGTCGCAGAGCATCGCGAAGGTGGCCCGCCCCATCCGGAAGGCGGCGCGGAAGTCCGCCTCCGGGTAGTCGGCGCTGCTGCACTGATCCCACCACGCGCGCGACCGGTCCTTGACCCACAGCCGCCGCTGCTGGTGCGGGCCGTGGCCGTTGCCCGCGGCGGCGAgcgcggacgacgacgacgaccctgGTCCTCCTCCGCCggtcacctcctcctcctcatcctcctcttcctcttcgtCGTCCCGTCCCGCCTGCTGGCGAGGCCGGCTGAGCTGGAAGAGGGGGAGCTCCGGGCGCGGGGCGTCGTTGACGTCCAGCGAGGTGAGCACGCTGGTGGCGGGCCTCCTCTTGTTGCTGGCCTGTCCGTCGGCGGTGTCCCCCTCGTCGCCGGCGCCGCGGCGCTTACGGCGCCggttcgccgtcgtcgtcgtcttggGCATCGCGGGCGGGCTGCTGGAAATTGGGAGGGGCCTGGATGGGGATTGGGTTcgggagggggaggaggtggaAGTGGTCGTCGTCTCGGCTCCGGACCGCAGCAGGTAACGGGTAGGAAGGAGCTAGGAGGAGCAGGAGTTGGAGAGGACCGACCGGGGCTGGGGCTGGAGCTGGGGTCGGAGCGGAGCGGAGCGGGTTGGGTTAGGTGGGTGTGAGCGCgcgcgaggaggaagaggagcagcaggacatcgCTGTCGCCCCCGAGCGAGACTAGTGTGGAAGGGGCGGAGCTGAGCGGATGCTTTCTGGTTTTGGAGcatgcgacggcgacggcgacgacgaggGTTGCCCCGTGCATGGGTGTAAACGCCCGGACGCCGCGGCGGCGCAGGGACATTACTGCTtgctcctcttctcttctcttctcttctcttcttttgAGATGAGAAATCGGGCAGGCTGTTGAATTCGGGTTGCGGGCGGCTGAGCTGGAAGagtatcttattatccatcaaattGTTGCCAATTTCAGAGTGAAATGCCGGTTCCTATTGCACCCAAAGTCCCTGCCATTTGCCAATGCCAGCTAGCTCCACAATTATGACCTCAAGCAAACAAAATCATTCTCAGATTTGCCAAAATTTACGCTACGGGCTATGGCTATTCGCTTGgataaaaatattattcactaattttttataagagaaaaataatGCTGAATAATCATCAAATTCGGCAAATAAATCAAGCGAGCCAACAGGCTGACCAATCAGTTTCGTGTGGCTTTCATGCGCATCATTTGGAACACGACAGGCCAGCTCGATGCTCAAGTGCAAGGGGCTCAAGCTAGGATTTCATTCGCATTTCGCGGCTGTTATTCCAAGGGATGGCCAGTAGGTAGCTGCAAGTCACTCTCCAGAACCAGAATGTTTTAAAAAAAAGCGTCTGCACCACAAACCCAGAGCCTAGCTAGCTCCACATTCCAGTTTTTCTACTTTGAAACATACCAGTACTTACAATCCAAACTCAAGTTACTTATTTCATATATGGCTTTtattgtaaataaataaatccagTAGCCAACTGCTACAGACACAGGTTATCCACAAAGGCTTTTTACAAGGCACTCCCAAGGTGCAATACTGCAGGGAAACATGTCCAGAGAGCGGAGCCGCCCTTCTTCAGCCATTCCATAGGTTCCTCAAAAACTACATTATTGATCGGCTTATCTCTCTGATATGAATTACAGGACCACATGAACCGATAAATCAACAAAGAATTGGCGTATCGCAAGTAATATACACGATCATTTCGCTTGGTTTCAATAGCTGCTTCGAAATATTGCCCGGGCCACATACAGCTTACAACATACTGGTCTCAGACAAAATTTATGGTGAAAGAGACGTAAGGGTGCGCCTCAGTTTCACCTCCCAGACCAGCAATGCCTACATCGTCTTCGGATTTCCAATAAAGACTGCGTTTGAAATGTTGTGTCAGTGGAAAACAACACCAACATGTGTGACTCAAAATCCAATGGACCGTAACCCAAAACACAGAATTACCTATGGGCATTGCCACAGAGCTCCTCTAAGATGCTCCTTACTTTCTTCTCACTCTTTGTAGATGGTGCAAGAACAGCAGACTGATGCAAAACATATGATCAGACAAGAAATGGAAGTATAATATTCACCATCAGAAACAACAGTCTGAGCGAATTACCAGGAATGACGGCGGCAGACCATATCTAAGAATGCTCTCTACAAAGACACGCACAGCACAAAAGTGCATCCAGGAACTGAATACCTGTACAATAATAATTACAGTTCACAAGCAAGAAATGTGATAAGAGTACTTGAGAAAGAAGGCAAAATAAATTCAGCAAACCTAACCACACCAAGAAAGCATTTGATTCAAAACACTACGGTCATGTTTACTGAAGCAACCATCAACGACATGTGcccaaaaaatattaaaaacctAGCAAAGGTTCAGTAAAATTTAGAGTTTCACAACCCTAAAAACAAGAAAAAGGCAGGGTAGCAGTTTTTCTGCTTTACTATGACTTTCCAAGAATTAGAGTTCCATATCCTGCACAGCttataataacataataaggCCTACCATTCATAGCTTTATCTAATAAATGGCGATGCATCCTAATCTGACTTAAAACTTTGTGATCAATGTGTTATCACCATATGAATTTTGCCATAAATAAAAAGGCTGTACCAGTGAAATAGTAACATAAAGCAAAAGGCAGTTCCAGCATGCCAGAGTCAGGACTGACAACAAATGTCCTTACTTAAAATTTCAATAAGAGAAACCTATAAATTCTAATGCAAATGAAGATAATAATGACAGGAAACATTAACAGCATAATGGCTTAGAAACATGGGCTAAAATTTCCATTCAACATCACTGATACTTACAGCAGAAATGTAACCAATAGAAATCTTTAAGGAAAGAAATACAGTTGCTGTTAGGACCACAAGATTATACAGGAAAAGACAAGTACCTCGCTGTAGCTGGCATAGCACCATTGAAGAAGAGTGGTCCTCATAGCTTCTTGGTCTTGCAGTAGCTTCTCCATCTCCTGCTTCCGACTTTCCTGTGCTTCAGGACTGTACTCAAAATCACGGACCTGGAATCAAATGACATAAAACTTAGTGGATGACAAAAGACTAAATCAGGACAGCGAGATTAACGTAAAGTGTAAACATAAGACTCTCAAGGAAACCTTACCTGAAAACCCTTCTCGCGAGCACGGACCTTAAAGTTGTCAACAACCTTAGCGAATAGTGTTACAGTGTAGAGAGCATATTCATTGTCTTCATAGAGCTTTTTAGATGACCTAGGTACCTATAAAATGATCATTTAGCTCATATGAAGGGGAAAGTCAAATCAAGTATATATGAGGAAATCAGGGACATAATTTAGACAACCTTGACAGATTTTAATTAAAGTAAGATTCTCCTAAGCATAGTTAAAACACTATTCAATTCTCTTCAAAAGGAAAGTTATAAGAAAAATATGTCAACTTGGGAGGTTATACAAGCAGAAAAGCATGATAAATGAAGAGCGCAATCAAAATTTAGCCTTACCACAAATGTGTCAAGTGTCTCGTAGCTTGACAACCAGTCTTTTTGGGAGTACTTGGGAACAATTGCAAGGAGTGTGACAAGATGTTCCGAGGTGATCATATCCTCCGGTTTTACCAGATTGGAAAGATCACGAACCGCTAAGCTTTCACACAATAAAAAGACAAACTAATTAGTATAAATAGGAAAAACAATTATATCATTCAGTTCTAATCTCCTGTTCCTTTTACAGTATACAAGAAAGGAAATGAATAATGGTCTTGGAATCAAGCACTTCCTCTAGAGTCTGCACACAAGCATGACAATGCAATTTACCTCCCACTTTGCTTTCTGTTGATTGCACTAAGCTGGCTCCTTACATTATTATATTCCGCTGCTCGAACCTGGGGACGAGAGCATTTTTTTAGAAGTTGTGAAATAAAAATACAGCATAAAAGTTATTGACCAGGTGTATTAGTATAGCAAAAACGAATCATAAAATTGAGGCCAAAGCAAAAATCACAGGCAGAGATCCAAATGGCATTTTAGCTGAGATACACAAATTTTCTTTGTCCTGACAAAATCTgggatcagtggcttctcgtcACTTTGCATCCTAGTGGTTCCATAAATATGTATCAGAACTTCAGAGGCATGTGACAACTATATGATAGGACAAATGGCACTAGATCTAATAGTCAAGCAAACAGTGGTTAAAACAACTTACAAAGTGATAACGATATGTTGACATGAAAGCAAGAAAAATCCCCTAGAATGCACTGGCAACTGTACTAGGCTCCTTTGAAATTTACACGTTCGGGAAACAAGTATAAACATGGCCACTTATTATACATATATGGGTATGATTGTATATACGTCAATTGTGAAGTCTGGAGAGCAACTTTAGCTCCTAAATCCCAACCAacactagtaaataaaatatccgCAAGTCTAGCTAATGAATTGATGTCGCTATATATTTACAGAGCGATGAGTCTTTGACCCAGCGACAAATTGGGGGTAGGCCAGTACAGGCCACGGATAAAGGATAAGCGCGAAGCCGTGTAAGACTGAGACGTGCAAACAAACCTTCATGTCGTCCTCAATCTTGGCAACCTGCGACTGGATGCTGCCGACAATCTCCTTGAGCGGAGACATTGTGGGGTACTTGCCCTCATCCCACACGAATCTGCACGCGCAACCAACACAAAAGCTTTTAAGCTAAACAGAACATTCATCCGATCGGCTGGGCAGTATAGTTTGCAGCAGACCTAGTGAGGTAGGTGTCGACGGGAACGCCATCGACGGTGAGAGTCCCACTCTCGACCCCTCCGGCGCGCTCGAGGTCCTCGATCTGCCTCCGGATCTTGTGCGACACGCCCTCCACGAACACATTGGACTGCGGGGAGGGGTATAGAGACGAACACACGATGACATTGAATCAGAACCTAGTGCTCGGGGCAGCAGAAGAGAGAAGCAGATCGAGATCGTGCGAGAAGCGAAGGCGGGGAACCTTGACGAGGTCATCGCTGAGGGCGAGGAGCGAGTCGAGGGTGCCGACGCGGAGATCCGGAACGTTGAACTGCGCAGACGGCGGATACGGTGAGGCGACGCGACGGCGGGAAGATGAGGGAGGGGTCGGAGAGGATCGCTTACGCGGTAGAGCGGAGTGTCGAAGGAGTGTCGGGAGATGGAGTCCTGGAGGCGCGACCACAGGGAGCTGGCCGTGGCGCCGGGTGACTGCACGGGCAGCGACACGATCCAGTAGCGTGTCGCCATGGGCGCCGGCGGTGAGGCTCgagggaggaggcggtggtttGGTTCGTGTGATCTGGTTGACGATGAAGAGGGAGGACTCGAGAGGAGAGGAGATGCCTCTGCACCTGCACGGATCAGGATTCAGAGGAGCAGGACAGGTCAGGCTTCTGTCATGTGGGGCCCATGTGTCGGTCGCTAAAATAAGTTTTTTCCGAGAAAATCTCTCTCGAAATACTATTTCATTGATGAGAAGAAATACTACCAATCATAGGGTCAAGACAGGTGTTTACAAATTCCAACTATTAAGAGCCCATTTGGATTTGGATCATAACTATATTATTATAATCTAGATTGTGCATAAGATTATTGTTTGGATCTCTGAACCAAGGTGATTGATTATGGTTCATTAAAGCAAGAATTTCCTATCTTATCCTTAAGGAGCCGTTTGTATCCTTTCATTTTGATGAGGAATTGAAATCTACTTAATAAATTAGGCTATTAAACTTGGAATTTGATATTCTGCTATTTTTCAAAGTTCACATATAAGTCTATCTCAAGGATCAAAGGGGGATATTTATTAGCAAGTTGGACCATCGGTTTGGGGCAAATTAGAATTTCAGCATCCATAATCCCCTATAACCTGGTCATACCTAGATTATAGAATTATGATAATCAAGATTTTTTATTATAATAATCTATTACATAATCAACCAAATTGATTATATAATTGGATTAGTATAATCGCAGGGGTAATCAAACATGACCTAGATAGCACAACGTGCAGTTTGTTTTCGTGAAAAACAGAGTCGAACTTCTAATGTAGACACAACAGCTTCTCTATTATTTGTGCTACGCACATGTTCTCAAAATTCGTCTCTAATTAGCGCACTTTCTAGATCACCCGTTTTAAATTCACGTCATCTGGTAAAAAAAACATTTGCATTACATATCTCTGccatggctgaaagtactgttcgctgatttgttatgagagaaaaacattgttaaaTGGCTAACAGATTTGACAGATAAGTTCAAATAAATCTTGCCAATGCCTAGATCGCCAAAATTTAGACCAAAACCATAAATCATATGGATTTTTGTTATTATTATAAGCCCGGGCAAGATTCTTTCCCCGATTGCCAGCGGCGCTTCATTTCTTTGCCAATGTTTAGCCAAGCATGCGTCCAATAATATAGTTTTTGTTACCCACCTGGAAATCATTTCATTGTTAATAAACCGAGAATAATAATAGGAGTTAGCGTTTAGGTGAAAACCACAAATCATTTTCTCTTAACTTCATGCACATCGAATAACAAAAAACCTGGCTCAACAATTTGTGCAACCTAGCTCAAAAGTCATGACAAACAAAATTTGTCATTTTAAAAATCGCCCACACAtgggtattttttttattaaattagcGGTTGCATTTCCAAAATTTGAATCTGCACTCAAAACTTTACAATTATATAGCTAACGTAATAATGTGAGTTTGTATGCAAAATCTGACCATCGTCCGAAATTTGCAGTAAAAAGGATAAATTAATGGCAGCGGCACTGCTTCACACAAAGATTTTCATCTGTTGTTGAAGAACATAGCCCCGCAAGCTATCACCACAATTGCAGCACGCACTCCCTGCGCACATCAGATAACATTAACAATGAGTACAAGTTCATCATCTTTAACAGCAAACTCTATCAGAAAACAAACTTCCCATCAAGACTTGCCTGATTTATCAGCCACCCGTTTATCATCGGGAAACCACCGCTTCGAGTTTGAGCAGAGGCAATGGATTCATCGCTTTTGTTCTGCTTCACAATTAGACACCAGTGTCACAAAAGTTGGGAGCAAACCTCTCAGTAATAACACTAACATGACCGTTACTTCCATACCTCTTGGATATCTTCCTGGACATGCTGGTTTTTGCCAGTGTGCTGGATATGAGCAAGCGAGTTCAGATTCTCAAGCTCAAGGAGGtcttttagctgtttgctcGCGCTTGTGACACAAATGTGTGGGTGTATCCAGGTGCTTGATGTTGCAACCAAATAGTTCAAGGGACGCTCCACGTAGCCTCTTGAGTGCATCTGCTCCGCCGAATAGGAGGGACCAATGGAGAGCTGATGCTTTGCTCGGGGTCTCCTCTTAGTTCTGGTCAGCTCGTTTTCTCTCAGATTTTGCTTGCTTGCTCCATCTCGACTACTAGATCTACGACTTCTTCTACTTTCAGTTGTTTTTGGCATCCCAGTCTGTACAGGTGCACTCATTTTTATATGCTGAGACGAAACGGTTTTTCCTGACCTGTAATTTGAAGCTTTATGATCATCATGAAAAGGGATGACTGTGTTGCCTTCCTGCGCGCTGCCTGAGTCGGTGGGTGTGGGTGATACACCAGTTTCAAAACTACGGCTTCTTTTGCTTTCAGTAGTTTTTGACATCCCAGTTTGTATAGGTGCAGTCATTTTCATATGCTGAGACGAAACAGTTTTTCCTGACCTGTGATTTGAAGCTTTATGATCATCAAAAGGGATGACTGTTTTGCCTGCCTGCGTGCTGCCTGAGTCGTCGGTGGGTGTGGGTGACAAACCAGTTTCAGATCTACGGCTTCTTCTGCTTTCAGTTGTTTTTGGCATCCCAGTTTGTACAGGTTCACTCGTTTTTATATGCTGAGACGAAACGGTTTCCCCTGACATGTAATTTGAAGCTTTATGATCATCAAAAGGGATGACTGCAGCCTGCGTGCTGCCTGAGTCGGTGGGTGTGGGTGATACACCGGTTTCAGAACTACAGCTCCTGCTTTCAGTTGTTTTTGGCATCCCAGTTTGTACAGGTTCACTCGTTTTTAGATGCTGAGACGAAACGGTTTTTCCTGACCTGTAATTTGAACCTTTATGATCATCAAAAGAGATGACTGTTCTGCCTGCCTGTGTGCTGCCTGAGTCGTCGGTGGGTGTGGGTGATACACCAGTTTCAGATCTACAGCTTCTTCTGCTTTCAGTTGTTTTCGGCATCCCAGTTTGTACAGGTTCACTCATTTTTATATGCTGAGACGAAACAGTTTTCCCTGACCTGTAAT
It encodes:
- the LOC8065321 gene encoding V-type proton ATPase subunit C translates to MATRYWIVSLPVQSPGATASSLWSRLQDSISRHSFDTPLYRFNVPDLRVGTLDSLLALSDDLVKSNVFVEGVSHKIRRQIEDLERAGGVESGTLTVDGVPVDTYLTRFVWDEGKYPTMSPLKEIVGSIQSQVAKIEDDMKVRAAEYNNVRSQLSAINRKQSGSLAVRDLSNLVKPEDMITSEHLVTLLAIVPKYSQKDWLSSYETLDTFVVPRSSKKLYEDNEYALYTVTLFAKVVDNFKVRAREKGFQVRDFEYSPEAQESRKQEMEKLLQDQEAMRTTLLQWCYASYSEVFSSWMHFCAVRVFVESILRYGLPPSFLSAVLAPSTKSEKKVRSILEELCGNAHSLYWKSEDDVGIAGLGGETEAHPYVSFTINFV
- the LOC8065322 gene encoding uncharacterized protein LOC8065322 yields the protein MPGSIHISATQPPVIIPLFLQVTMGKREYSGNIEQDDISFPVTSLRESMVIMMYNADKELISKSELKTKVIVESGTMDAVFTLDSGGKIILQVQFLLNDDDRKRIQEMRNSAMKRKQQELLGDANELNFPDSPLSKRLIEKISNIQSKGAERSKLRKSLSLDDLQERAVLSGINVDPRMKKASRDLLLQRGFRDTLSLEDTSGYKKGSSIPESKSSSSVKKMISTFEGTTPQGIISETDVSPTPTDSGSTQAGKTVIPFDDHKASNYRSGKTVSSQHIKMSEPVQTGMPKTTESRRSCRSETGVSPTPTDDSGSTQAGRTVISFDDHKGSNYRSGKTVSSQHLKTSEPVQTGMPKTTESRSCSSETGVSPTPTDSGSTQAAVIPFDDHKASNYMSGETVSSQHIKTSEPVQTGMPKTTESRRSRRSETGLSPTPTDDSGSTQAGKTVIPFDDHKASNHRSGKTVSSQHMKMTAPIQTGMSKTTESKRSRSFETGVSPTPTDSGSAQEGNTVIPFHDDHKASNYRSGKTVSSQHIKMSAPVQTGMPKTTESRRSRRSSSRDGASKQNLRENELTRTKRRPRAKHQLSIGPSYSAEQMHSRGYVERPLNYLVATSSTWIHPHICVTSASKQLKDLLELENLNSLAHIQHTGKNQHVQEDIQENKSDESIASAQTRSGGFPMINGWLINQGVRAAIVVIACGAMFFNNR